The sequence TGCTGATGAACCGTCTGGCCCTCGTCGAGACGGACGCCTGGCTGATCGAGACCGCCGACGGCGCCGCCGCCGCGCCCCTGCGTCGGAGGCTCTCGCGACACGCGGCGGCCCTGCGGCGCGAGATCGTCGCGCAGGTCCTTCCCGACGGCGGGCACGAGGAACGGAGCCCGATGTACCACCGCGAAATGCTCGACGGGATCGCGCGTATAGCCGCTACGGTCCGGAAGCTCGCCGCGACGTCGGACGGCGGAGAAGCCGTCGAGGCGTGCCGTTCCCTTGTCGCCCGATGCGACGAGGTGCTGCCGAGGATGCGCGACTGGCTGGACGCGCTCACGCATCCGGACGGCCGCATCGCCCTGTTTCACGACTCGGCGATGGAGCACGGGGCGCATATGAATATCAAGGAATATCATTCTTGGCTCGCGACCTGGCTTCCCGACTCGGGGTATTTCGTCCTGCGCAGGCCGGGCGGCCTGTATCTGGCCGTCTGCGCGCACGCCCCGTCGCCGCGCCACCAGCCGGGCCACGCGCACTGCGACATCGGCTCGTTCGAACTCTCGCTTCGTGGCCGCCGGCTGATCGTCGACACCGGCACCGGCTCGTACCAGGATCCGGAGATCAGGCGCCTGTGCCGCTCGACCGGGGCGCACAACGTGCCGATGACCGAGGGATGCGAACAGAGCGATATGTGGGGCGATTTCCGGGTCGGAAAACGCGCGTACGTGATGAAGAACGAATGCCTGGAGCGCACGTTCAGGCTCCAGTGGCGCGACATGAACGAGGACATCTTCATCCGCCAGATCGACTGGGGCGATTCGTGGCTGCGGATACGCGACATCAGGCACGTCGGGTATGCGGACGGGCGCTTCGTCTCGCTTCTCCACCTCGCCCCGGGGATGAGACCGGTTCCGGGCGAGCGGATCCTGATCGAGGCCGACGGCAGGCCGTTCTGCACGATCTCGACCGGGTGTCGGGTGGAAATCGAGGCGTCGATGTATTATCCGGAATTCGGGCCGGGCATCGCGAGTCACCGGCTGAGGTTCATATCGGAGAAGGGCGGTTGGATCGAGTATGAGATCAGCGAATAGCCCGAAACGCATCCTGGTGATGTCGCAGTTCTACTATCCCGACATCACGGCGGCCGCGTTTCGCATCAGGGAAACGGTCGATCTTCTCCTTGCGAAGGGGCACCGGGTGCATGTCATCGCGGCCAAACCCCACAAGGCCGTTCTCGACGGTGCGCCCGTGGATGACGGAGACGCCCGGGTGACCAGGTCGTATATCTTTCCCTATACCGGTCGCGGGAAGTGGAATTATATCGCTCATTATATGTCTTTCATGGCGTCGTCGATCTGGGCCTCTTGGAGGCACCCGTCGAGATTCGACATCGTCTGGGCCTCGAGTCCGCCGCTGTTCGTGGGCATCGCCGGTTGGGTCGTCGCGCGGCTCAAGAAGGCGAAGTTCGTGCTCGACGTGCGCGACATCTGGCCGGACTCGGCCGCGACGACCGGGCAGATCCGGCCTGACAGCTTTCTGTATCGCATGGCAAAACACGCCGAGCGGTGGCTGTACCGCGCCGCCGACCGGATCACCTGCGTCGCCCGGCCGATGGCCGAATATATCGCAGGCTATGGCGTGGAACCGCCGGCGGTCATCTACAATGCCATCCCGGGCAGGTATCTGGATGCCGTTGAATCGGCCGAAAACAGCGGACCTGCAGCCCCGTCGGACGGCGAAGCCCTGACGATCGCCTACGTGGGCAACATGGGCTACTGTCAGAATCTCGGCGTCGTCGTCGCGGCGGCAGAGAGACTCCAGGCTGCGGGCGAGTTGGGAATTCGCTTTCTGCTCGTCGGAGAAGGGGTCGAGAAGGCGAAACTCGAAGCCCGCGTCCGCGAGGCGGGGCTGACGAACGTCGAGATCCGCGGCGCTGTTTCCAAGGCGGATGCGCTTCGCATCTCGGTCGAAAGCTCGGCCCTGGTGCTTCTGCTCAAGGACGACGGGACGATGGACAAGACGATTCCGTCGAAGGTATTCGATTACCTTGCTGCCGGCCGACCGATCCTGTTCGGGCTCCAGGGCGAGGCCCGCTCGATTCTCGGCTCGTCGGGCGGCAATATCGGCTTCGATGCAGACGATCCCGGCTCGCTTGCGGAAGCGGCCTGTCGGCTGAAGGGCGCATACGGAGCGTTTGCAGCGGCGGCGCGCGGCCACCGGGATCTCGTGCGGACGCGCTTCCGGAGAGAGGCGATGACGGACGAGCTCGACCGGGAGTTCGAGAAGCTTTTGCATGACTCCGGCGATCATTCCTGATACAATTGAAAAGTTTGGGGACGTATGTCACCCGCCAGTCCCGCATGGGAGGAAAGCACGTGTCTGAGATCAACAAGGTTATCGAGAGTCTCGAGAGGGTCATCTCCCTCGGCGAAAAGCTGCTGACGAACTTCGACGTCGAGGATCTGCTGATACAGATCGTCAACAACATCAAGGAGCTGCTGAAAGTCGAGGGCGCAACGCTGTATCTCGTCGATCCCGTCGAGAAGCTGATGATTTCGCAGGTCATCCTCAGCGACCACGTCGAGGAGATCGTGCTGAAGATCGACAACACCTCCATCGCCGGGTTTGTCGCTCTCAACCGGCGCACGCTCATGATTCCCGATGCATACGCCGATCTGACGAAAATCCATCCCGACCTTCGATTCAACAAAGCCGTCGATGAGGCGAGTCACTTCCGCACGAAGGACATCCTGACCCACCCCCTCATCGTCAACAACGAGCTGATCGGCGTTTTCCAGGTCGTGAACAAGGTCGGCGGCAAGTTCGACGAGTACGACGAGCGGATCCTGCGTAACTTCTCCGTCTTCGCGGGCATCGCCATTCTGAACGCCCGGCTGATGATGAAAATTCTCGAGGAACAGGCCAACGTCCGCGACATCATCGAGCATATCGACGAAAAGGTGATCATCCAGGACCGCGACGGTCGCGTTGAACATCTCAACAAGCCCGCCATCGCGGAGCTCCCCGCCGGCGTCACGCTGAACGGTGCCATCGGGAAGAGGCTCACCGACCTGTTTCCCCAGTATGGCGGCATCAAGGAGGAGATCGACAAGCTGGTCGGGCACAATCTCGACAAGTCGTTCTTCGGCGGCAAGCAGCCGTACGTGATCCTGACCGTGAAAAACTCGCGACAGCTCGTCGAAAAGGTCATCCTCATCCTCAAGGTGCCGCCCAGCAACATCGCCGACCAGGCGGGGGAAGATCCCCAGAAGCTGTCTTGAAATATACGTTTAATTATACACACCAGTCACCGGAGGAGCCCCGTTCATGAAGAAAGCGACGACCAAGACGACCAGGACCGCCAAGGCGGCCGGAGCATCGACCCCCGCACGGCCTGCGAAGACCGCCGCCCGGAAGAAGCCTGCCAATCCGTATCTGGCGGGAAACAAAATCGATCCGAAGCCGGCCTGCCGTGACCTGAGGGTCGCCGACCTGGTCGACAGGCTGTTCCTTTCCTACAACGCCGGCCGTCTTCGCGAGGCCTGCCAGCTGTTCACCCGGAAAATGCTCGCGAACGACGTCACGATCGGCATGAGCCTCGCCGGCGCCCTGACGCCCGCCGGGCTCGGCCAGTCGGCCATCGTTCCGCTCATCGAGGCGGGGTTTGTCGACTGGATCATCGCGACCGGCGCGAACCTGTATCACGACACGCATTTCGGCATCGGCGAGGAGTTGTATGCCGGTTCGCCGTTCTTCAGCGACATCGACCTGCGCGACAAGGGCGTCGTCAGAATATACGACGTGGTATTCGATTATCACGTCCTGCTGAACACCGATGCGTTCTTCCGTGAGATCATGCGCTCCGAAGTGTTCCAGCGCCCCATGGGTACGGCGCATTTCCACTATCTCGTCGGCAAGTTCATTCACGAGCGCGAGAAGGCGCTTGGCCTGAAGGGCGTCAGCATCCTGTCGGCGGCGTATCGAGCCGGCGTTCCCGTCTACACCAGCAGCCCGGGCGACAGCTCGATCGGCATGAACATCGCCGCGCTGGCGCTCGAAGGCGGCAAGCTTGTTCTCGACCCCAACGTCGACGTGAACGAGACCGCCTCGATCGTGCTGAACGCGAAGCGCACCGGCGGCAAGAGCGCCGTCTTCATCTGCGGCGGAGGCTCGCCCAAGAACTTCATGCTCCAGACCGAGCCCCAGATCCAGGAAGTGCTCGGCATCAAGGAAGAAGGCCACGACTACTTCATCCAGTTCACCGACGCGCGGCCCGACACCGGCGGCCTTTCCGGCGCCACGCCGTCCGAAGCCGTCAGCTGGGGGAAAGTGCGGCCCGACAGTCTGCCCGACACCGTCGTCTGCTACCTCGACTCAACCGTCGCCCTGCCGATCGTCGCCAGTTACGCGCTGAGCCGCACGAAATCCCGCAAGCAAAAGCGCCTGTACGACAAGCTTCCGAAGCTGATGGAAAAATTGACCTCCGAATACAAGGCGATCCGAAAAAAAGGC is a genomic window of Candidatus Ozemobacteraceae bacterium containing:
- a CDS encoding heparinase II/III family protein, coding for MPEFVSRLRRLVWTAVHLKPVQIWGRLVWAARRRFKRIPGLADLAAEAARLRDARGKPSRARVAFRFLSEPREYPVDAVAWDPEGSAGFGNGVPVKLWRYNLQYFDWLNHGEIASDPETASYLILDWIARCADDGAEPWEPYPVSRRLMSWLAWLRRTSSAATDASFMALVRGSVEAQACRLETDLEIHIQANHLLMNRLALVETDAWLIETADGAAAAPLRRRLSRHAAALRREIVAQVLPDGGHEERSPMYHREMLDGIARIAATVRKLAATSDGGEAVEACRSLVARCDEVLPRMRDWLDALTHPDGRIALFHDSAMEHGAHMNIKEYHSWLATWLPDSGYFVLRRPGGLYLAVCAHAPSPRHQPGHAHCDIGSFELSLRGRRLIVDTGTGSYQDPEIRRLCRSTGAHNVPMTEGCEQSDMWGDFRVGKRAYVMKNECLERTFRLQWRDMNEDIFIRQIDWGDSWLRIRDIRHVGYADGRFVSLLHLAPGMRPVPGERILIEADGRPFCTISTGCRVEIEASMYYPEFGPGIASHRLRFISEKGGWIEYEISE
- a CDS encoding glycosyltransferase family 4 protein, which codes for MRSANSPKRILVMSQFYYPDITAAAFRIRETVDLLLAKGHRVHVIAAKPHKAVLDGAPVDDGDARVTRSYIFPYTGRGKWNYIAHYMSFMASSIWASWRHPSRFDIVWASSPPLFVGIAGWVVARLKKAKFVLDVRDIWPDSAATTGQIRPDSFLYRMAKHAERWLYRAADRITCVARPMAEYIAGYGVEPPAVIYNAIPGRYLDAVESAENSGPAAPSDGEALTIAYVGNMGYCQNLGVVVAAAERLQAAGELGIRFLLVGEGVEKAKLEARVREAGLTNVEIRGAVSKADALRISVESSALVLLLKDDGTMDKTIPSKVFDYLAAGRPILFGLQGEARSILGSSGGNIGFDADDPGSLAEAACRLKGAYGAFAAAARGHRDLVRTRFRREAMTDELDREFEKLLHDSGDHS
- the speY gene encoding deoxyhypusine synthase yields the protein MKKATTKTTRTAKAAGASTPARPAKTAARKKPANPYLAGNKIDPKPACRDLRVADLVDRLFLSYNAGRLREACQLFTRKMLANDVTIGMSLAGALTPAGLGQSAIVPLIEAGFVDWIIATGANLYHDTHFGIGEELYAGSPFFSDIDLRDKGVVRIYDVVFDYHVLLNTDAFFREIMRSEVFQRPMGTAHFHYLVGKFIHEREKALGLKGVSILSAAYRAGVPVYTSSPGDSSIGMNIAALALEGGKLVLDPNVDVNETASIVLNAKRTGGKSAVFICGGGSPKNFMLQTEPQIQEVLGIKEEGHDYFIQFTDARPDTGGLSGATPSEAVSWGKVRPDSLPDTVVCYLDSTVALPIVASYALSRTKSRKQKRLYDKLPKLMEKLTSEYKAIRKKGLR
- a CDS encoding GAF domain-containing protein; protein product: MSEINKVIESLERVISLGEKLLTNFDVEDLLIQIVNNIKELLKVEGATLYLVDPVEKLMISQVILSDHVEEIVLKIDNTSIAGFVALNRRTLMIPDAYADLTKIHPDLRFNKAVDEASHFRTKDILTHPLIVNNELIGVFQVVNKVGGKFDEYDERILRNFSVFAGIAILNARLMMKILEEQANVRDIIEHIDEKVIIQDRDGRVEHLNKPAIAELPAGVTLNGAIGKRLTDLFPQYGGIKEEIDKLVGHNLDKSFFGGKQPYVILTVKNSRQLVEKVILILKVPPSNIADQAGEDPQKLS